A stretch of DNA from Triticum dicoccoides isolate Atlit2015 ecotype Zavitan chromosome 2A, WEW_v2.0, whole genome shotgun sequence:
CTAAATGAGTTGCGACTCAGATCTGAAATTGCACATATGATAAATCTTATCATCATCTTGTAAGCAATACAGATAAAACAAATGATATGCATAGGTGTGGTAGGCAAAAGGTACAAACCCAAACAGAATCAAAATTTCACACCATTTCACAAGAGCCTATCATTTTTAAACCTATGCAAGTACCAGGAGTATTTCACTCCATTCCAGTGCAAGTACTCAAAATTTGTTTGAGTAGCAAATCTAGGAGTACTGGAGAACTCCAAGTTAAATGTACTCAAAGAAACCACCAAAATCTCTCAATACCGGTCACAAATAGTGTGTTCTCGCAAAAAAAGAAGTTAAGTACTAGCATGTAGACGGGTTAAGAAGTTAAGTAGCAGAGATTAATAATAGTAAAAAGTTTCCGTCGCCCACATGCACAGTGTTTGCATGACATCCAGTAGGCCTCTAAGCTATAGAGCCTATTAATTCCTTACTGAGAAACTGGCCAGCTCCTTTATCAGGAATAATCCCCAGGGCAACACTCTAGTGATGTTTACTAATGGAGCTCATATAGTTGCCACTTCTGATGTCAACTAAAATTAGTAATGGCATCAGAGCTGCACGAGCTAATCAATGCTAACTGAATCAGTAGTAATACCCTAGTAGAGCATTGTCCAGTTTTTAACCCAATAGTACTGACATGATGAACTTGCTTCCCTGAAGTAGCGCCGGGCATCTGCAGACCATTCACCAATCACCACGTACGCTTGCATTTGCTGCAACGATGGTTGCCCTTCGCCATCGCAGAGCCGCAGAGGTAGCAGAAGTGGTGGCCGCACCTGCAAATCCAAGGAAACAAGAACATCTCTTCATGGACATGCAAATAATCGTTGGCGTACAGCAGATCCAGCTAGTGAAAGCTAACACAGCGCGCACCTGCAGACAATGTACACACAGCCTTCCACCCTCTCGACGTACATCTTGCACTTGGCGCATCTCCGCCACTTGCTCTCCTGCGCGACCTTCCTCAGCAGCAGGTCCTCCCGCCCGCGCTCGTCCTTGCCGAGCCGCTGGAACTCGGTGCAGTCGACGCCGTCGTGCCACGGCACCTTGAACTGGGCGCAGAACATGCGGGAGCAGTGGGGGCACTCCACGTCCCTTATCACCGCGTCCCCGTCCTGGTGGTTGTCGACCAGCAGCGTCGAGCAGTCGTTGAAGGGGCAGTAGAACTTGAGCCCCTCGAGCGCCATGTCGCAGAGCGCGGCGCCCCACCGCTGGAACAGCGGCGTCGGGATCACGTCCCGGCACGCCTCCGGCTGGAGCGTGCCGTCCTTGCAGCCCGGGTCGGGGCACCTCCGCCTGGATCGCGCGCGTGGGGGTGCGGGGAGGGGAGGGGAATTGGCTCGCGAGATTTGTTCGCGAGGGGGCGACTCGGACAGGAGGGGTGGTGGAAGGGAGGATGGCCGGCACTGGgggcgatgaggaggtcggcggcggcgggggtgggggaGGCCGGCGGCGGGGTTGGGATGGCAGAGAGAGGGAGGTTTGGGTCGGGGACAGGGGGAtctgggaggaggtggcggcggcgaggagctgaGGGAGGAGGAGTGTGGGTgcgggttagggtttgggctgcggatgAATGGCTGGATGGACAGGTGGAGAGTTGGAcggatggatgggcgccatgtcatcgatccgtttgACAATTAAACCCATCAATGAGAATAGAGCACATATAATTGTGTTTTTGTCTAAAAAAACATATAATTatgtttttccttttgtttttcttctatttttacacatgaaaaaatcaaaaaatgatcTCACATTATGCACAAGTTTGTATCTTAAAtgaaaaacaatgttgcctaagaaattttttattttcgttGCATGAAATATTCATTTTCCATTTCTCGAGTGCCTAAAataagttttttttgtgaagggcctaccaaatatttgttgcaaaattggaccaaattaattttctaaaatattagaccatatttaatgcacaattgatcaaatggttcagtttgaaaagtttttatccacctctcatgaaaaagacaatttTTCACCGATTTAGTggaaagcgggtcaaatttgaactgcagctacctcataatttgttctttattttttccaaaaatcatttctaggtacataagtatctatttaataagagaaacaccaaaagtttgccaagattcaaccactagctaggaacggtcattcccgtcgttttgagcgcattttgaaacgggcataaaaagtcaaaaaaaatcaaaaaattggaaaaccttcgcattgtgtcattatatgtggccaagttctctggaaaaataacaaacttgtaatacgacaattatttttaaaaagtgttctcagaaacgagttatcacgtgtggagatcaatggctttcaagctaaatgatcaatcttatggccacattcatggcatagtttgttcaaataacctcatattgtgcacaagggtgcatattggaatggcaaacaatgttgcctaaggaactttttattttctttggacgaaaaaaccattttccatttttcgagtgcccaaaaggaggtttttttgtgaaggacctcccaaataattgttgcaaaattggaccaaatcaattttctaaaatactaggacatatttaatgcacaattgatgaaatggttgggtgtaaaaatttttgatccaactctcgtgaaaaagacaaatttccgccgattcagttggaagcttgtcaaatttgaactgcagctgcctcatagtttgttatttatttgtttccaaaaatcatttctaggtacatcagtatctatttaatcagagaaacaccaaaaaaattccaagattcaaccactagctaggaacggtcattcccgtcgttttgaccgcattttgaaacgggcataaaaattcaaaaaaaaattgggaaaccttcgcattgtgtcattatatgtggccaagttcccatgaaaaataacaaacttgtaacatgacaattattttaaaaaaagtgttctcagaaacgagctatcatgtgtagagatcaaatggctttcaagccaaatgatcaatcttatggccacattcatggcatagtttgttcaaatgatctcatattgtgcacaagggtgcatattggaatggcaaacaatgttgcctaaggaagttttcattttctttggatgaaaaaaccattttccatttttcgagtgcccaaaaggaggttttttgtgaaggacctcccaaataattgttgcaaaattaaaccaaatcaattttctaaaatattaggacatatttaatgcacaattgatgaaatggttgggtgtaaaaagttttgatccacctctcgtgaaaaagacaaatttccgtcgattcagttggaagcgggtcaaatttgaactgcagctgcctcatagtttgctatttattttttccaaaaatcatttctaggtacataagtatctatttaatcagagaaacaccaaaaaaaatccaagattcaaccactagctaggaacggtcattcccgtcgttttgaccgcattttgaaacgagcaaaaaaaatcaaaaaaatcaaaaaattgggaaaccttcgcattgtgtcattatatgtggccaagttcccagaaaaaataacaaacttgtaatacgacaattattttaaaaaagtgttctcagaaacgagctatcacgtgtggagatcaatggctttcaagccaaatgatcaatcttatggccacattcatgacatagtttgttcaaatgatctcatattgtgcacaagggtgcatattggaatggaaaacaatgttgcctaaggaagttttaattttctttggacgaaaaacccattttccattttacgagtgcccaaaaggaggttttttatgaaggacctcccaaataattgttacaaaattggaccaaatcaattttctaaaatactaggacatatttaatgcacaattgacaaaatggttgggtgtaaaaagttttgatccacctctcgtgaaaaagaaaattttctgccgatttagttggaagcgggtcaaatttgaactgcagctgcctcatagtttgctatttattttttacaaaaataatttctagttacataagtacatatttaatcataaatacatgttttggtggcgatacgtcgaggtttgggcggtggccgaggaccccaactctagagcgcgtaaactcgcatgtccgtcgcgtggtcaccgcgtgactgtggcgttgccatgtgttctgggtggcttAGGCATGTCTAGtatgttgggcactccccaggtaggttgggcactccccaggtagattctcacgaggagaccggtcgatgctcaaacatgaattagcggccaagtgtttgattagcggtacgggaaatgtacatggataATGGGCGTgatttttggctgaggatgatcagttactaagaagaccgtcttcacaaattgtcagctcaaaaggaggagcctaggtggtacttgctttgcaaaataccacactggacataaatacgaatgttgaagctgggctcaaaataatgaatggattgagctgacatttggtggaggatggttatttgagcataggaaagcactgtagaaaatggatactatttggacatgtcaaagtggtacttccttcacaaagtgccgctttgagcagaataggaaaatgaatattgttgaattatttttgaactatgcaaggaaggtttttgacatatttaatgaagatatgatccaagcaATTTATGAGaaatttttgggaatttttggaataacagaaatataggttgcttcacaacctagggcaaaaattgacacatggacatgacacataggcaaaactgatgagatggcgcctagtcatcgcaacccaccacaatttacaagactatgaccatctatattggttgttaacaactagaaataaggcagcggactagcgttgtttgctttatgaccatttcatgtaaggaaattatgacctttttgaccaaaatggtcgcaatggtttagggtttggagccccccggacAGTTTTTGACTAATTGGtcacaaatggtcatagatctatgaccaattcttccagggtcactgacagaaggtcactagttgatatatttcttgtagtggacgactgtgaggcggcgaggaggaggcagaggggaaATGAGACGAGGGCGTTTTAGCGGCTCGGAGATCCTGGCGGGCTCCTTTGTTGGACGGGGCGCTCGCCGGCGGTCACTGGTTGCCGGAGACGCGGGAACCAGAAGGATCTCGATGACGCAACCTCCTCTTCTCGGGCGCGTGATCTATGGCGGTTATGAGCGTGCTGGCCTCATGTAAGGCGAGGAGACGAGGTCGTCCGTGTGAGAAGTGCAGTGCATGCGCGGCGGCGCTGCTGGAAGAGAGGCAGGCGACGGGGAGGAAGGGAGAGGCCCTGGAGGACGGCGGCGGGCTTGTCGGTGTCGGGGGCGAGGAGGACGATGGGGCAGCAGGGCGCGAGGTAGGAGAGGAGGGCGACGGGGATCTAGCACGGGCGGCGCTTCCGTTCTCTCTCTTTCTCACTTGGCGGCGCACAGGAGGGAGGAAAGGaccgagagatggggatcgggcaagCGGCGGCGCTGAAGGGGCATCGAGGGAGAGAGCGAGTGGAGGGGGTCGGGGCTAGGTTTAGGGATCCAGATGGGCCTCAGGTGCAATGGGCCTAGGGAGGTGGAGCGGGTTGGGCCTCGTGGCTTGCTGGTCTGGAAGAATCGGGAACTAGCAGAGATGGGTCGGCCTGCAGTGTCTGAGGATTTTTCCATTCACCGAAAACAGGAAAGAAAAGAGGGAAAGAAATGTCTTGGAGGTCCAAATAATTACCGAAAGAGTTGGGAAAAAATAACACATGGCCACTCTGAAACAATTCAAAGTTCCACAACATGGATTGGGGGTGTCGGAGAAAGATCAAGGACTTAAAATATTTGAAGAAGGAAGGAACTTTAATTGCAAGCGGGTTGTCGTTAATtcccaaataaatggaatatttttataatatctccctaaatattgggagggtatgttttaaagagaaaccaccatgtgagttccctcgatttaaatagatcgaaagatctatgcaatttatttagctggGTTGCAAAAGCAAATGACAcgctggcatgatggcatgatgcaatgcaaaaaaataaatagagcaagcacaaataAAACACAGCTGACACGCAAAACATGGAGGCatatggagcgtcggtcttggggcgtcacaaggtatgtgtgcgggacgaggttctcgtgTACCACTACTGTAGGGCCATcaaaggttctggagcattcgcccgtttcatcggcagcgccgactgcaccttcgctacagtggagagaaggaagaacgcgacaatTTGgctatctggtgcaacaagcttgtcgaagcaatacaagatcatcggctacgagcaggagaaggactccatggttgacctcgacgagaccatcatcgacccctgatacgccaacatgaaagaatacAACGATACcaaaggacctgaacacgtgggaggtacctctgaatctagcataCATAACCAACGcgaccaaggacgcatacgcatgctacgacatgtacaggaggATCTTGGACataagggcgtgtctgcttcccgtaaatgacgagtacacggacaacggaatcgtcatgatcaagcgtgccacgaaggtctagatgttgtactttatctatctataagcacctttatcatctgagtgtttcatgcattagcctatgtgtcataattatctgttttgtcccaaATATTTCTTCTAAGAACCATTTAACATGTTTacctttttagtggctatttgcttatgtgtgTAACTAGTTCACTCATCCGTTtatgtcgtgctttgaatctccttcctccgaaCATATTCCCCTTCTGAGGTTGACccagcaggtctcgtacacagacatatgggaccaaccacctatccatttgtatttctttattttgttcaatcttttgTTCTCTTCCGATACAGCAGCTGGCCATCATAGCATATGGcgttggacaggccatccctctactcccacacattgtccgACGGCGAcagctccaccggcccaccctacacccgaacaagtcaaccctcatactcccctccgcccaCGTCTTCCCCCGCTCCAGTTCATTCGGTCTAAGGTCTcgatgtcgtcctccgccttggtgctcttgccgCGGTGCCGCCGTCTGTCATTCCCAACATGGTTAGCATAACAAGAGGAATCGAGAGACAACTGTTTGTCGAGAGGttgacagtcccgggcccaccaggtccatggcctaggttttgttgtttaacatgggaagcccacgacatgtttcaacatttttttgatccagcaggtatcaagcgacctctgggcctcccaacctagcttgtctataacatcagcaacccaagttatgtttgttttctcaagacaacacacatctcagttccatttttctataagaatgcaaaattgaacctatgttttctataagaatgcaaaactgaacctatattTATATCTTATCTTATTACATATNNNNNNNNNNNNNNNNNNNNNNNNNNNNNNNNNNNNNNNNNNNNNNNNNNNNNNNNNNNNNNNNNNNNNNNNNNNNNNNNNNNNNNNNNNNNNNNNNNNNNNNNNNNNNNNNNNNNNNNNNNNNNNNNNNNNNNNNNNNNNNNNNNNNNNNNNNNNNNNNNNNNNNNNNNNNNNNNNNNNNNNNNNNNNNNNNNNNNNNNNNNNNNNNNNNNNNNNNNNNNNNNNNNNNNNNNNNNNNNNNNNNNNNNNNNNNNNNNNNNNNNNNNNNNNNNNNNNNNNNNNNNNNNNNNNNNNNNNNNNNNNNNNNNNNNNNNNNN
This window harbors:
- the LOC119357821 gene encoding probable E3 ubiquitin-protein ligase RNF144A-A — protein: MTWRPSIRPTLHLSIQPFIRSPNPNPHPHSSSLSSSPPPPPPRSPCPRPKPPSLCHPNPAAGLPHPRRRRPPHRPQCRPSSLPPPLLSESPPREQISRANSPPLPAPPRARSRRRCPDPGCKDGTLQPEACRDVIPTPLFQRWGAALCDMALEGLKFYCPFNDCSTLLVDNHQDGDAVIRDVECPHCSRMFCAQFKVPWHDGVDCTEFQRLGKDERGREDLLLRKVAQESKWRRCAKCKMYVERVEGCVYIVCRCGHHFCYLCGSAMAKGNHRCSKCKRTW